One genomic window of Thermus thermamylovorans includes the following:
- the nrdR gene encoding transcriptional regulator NrdR: MKCPYCGHSDTRVVDSRPSDEGAAIRRRRECPGCGRRFTTYERAQLEPLMVIKRDGRREPFNPDKLLRGLLLACEKRPVSQETLRHFAYTFEDQVAGPEISSEEIGLKAMAFLRDLDQVAYIRFASVYREFDSVERFIEEIRHLGGVDKREEG; the protein is encoded by the coding sequence ATGAAGTGTCCTTACTGCGGCCATTCCGACACCCGGGTGGTGGACTCCCGCCCCTCCGACGAGGGGGCGGCCATCCGCCGCCGCCGGGAGTGCCCGGGCTGTGGCCGCCGCTTTACCACCTACGAGCGGGCCCAGCTGGAGCCCCTCATGGTGATCAAGCGGGACGGTCGGCGGGAGCCCTTCAACCCGGACAAGCTCCTAAGGGGCCTCCTGCTGGCCTGCGAAAAGCGTCCCGTGAGCCAGGAGACCCTTAGGCACTTCGCCTATACCTTTGAGGACCAGGTGGCGGGGCCCGAGATCTCCTCGGAGGAGATCGGCCTCAAGGCCATGGCCTTTCTGCGGGACCTGGACCAGGTGGCCTACATCCGCTTTGCCTCCGTCTACCGGGAGTTTGACTCGGTGGAGCGCTTCATCGAGGAAATCCGCCACCTGGGGGGTGTTGACAAAAGGGAAGAGGGTTGA
- a CDS encoding SDR family NAD(P)-dependent oxidoreductase, with protein sequence MSRDLLGLAGRIVMVTGAGRGFGRAIAHGYGRNGATVIAVDPDVELATSVASEVEALGATAIPIRGDMSVVLDVTATFEKVEELFGLLDGIVHVTTAESKTPFVELLEGEWYDLMSQDVKSSLYVLQQGLRHLAGGGFVTVVLPPAARMEPHTLSVRRAVEGLIEGASRAFPGVRVNGVIPSRDPVGEEHDQALVRAALGLGSMVSEGIRGVVLEVQLPEPPLSSEIYELLREVP encoded by the coding sequence ATGTCACGGGACCTTTTGGGCCTTGCGGGGCGGATCGTCATGGTGACCGGGGCGGGCCGGGGTTTTGGCCGTGCCATCGCCCACGGCTACGGGCGCAACGGGGCCACGGTCATCGCCGTGGACCCCGACGTGGAGCTGGCCACCTCCGTGGCCTCGGAGGTGGAGGCCCTGGGGGCCACCGCCATCCCCATCCGGGGGGATATGAGCGTGGTTTTGGACGTGACCGCCACCTTCGAAAAGGTGGAGGAGCTCTTTGGCCTCCTGGACGGCATCGTCCACGTGACCACTGCCGAGAGCAAAACCCCCTTCGTGGAGCTTCTGGAAGGGGAGTGGTACGACCTCATGAGCCAGGACGTGAAGTCCAGCCTCTACGTTCTCCAGCAGGGCCTGCGCCACCTGGCGGGGGGCGGTTTCGTCACTGTGGTCCTGCCTCCTGCGGCCCGGATGGAGCCCCACACCCTCTCCGTGCGCCGGGCGGTGGAGGGGCTTATCGAGGGGGCGAGCCGGGCCTTCCCCGGGGTGCGGGTGAACGGGGTGATCCCGTCTCGGGACCCGGTGGGGGAGGAACACGACCAGGCCCTGGTGCGGGCGGCCTTGGGCCTGGGTTCTATGGTTTCCGAGGGCATCCGCGGGGTGGTGCTGGAGGTCCAGCTTCCCGAGCCTCCCCTCTCCTCCGAGATCTACGAGCTTCTGCGGGAAGTGCCATGA